The Carnobacterium sp. 17-4 genome has a window encoding:
- a CDS encoding HAD-IA family hydrolase: MFKHVIWDFDGTLFDTYPVMAKIFKDLLEKEGIEEPLDEIMQHMQVSMSAAVTYYEKKYAVSSDFIKDYKILQKTKGIEIAKPFNDIEDICKYIHSTDRKNYLYTHRGASAITLLKKHGLSDYFSDFITFDQGFERKPNPDALNYLIKKHAIHPDEALMIGDREIDLLAAKNAEISACYFNERKEKNEYADYTIDHFQQLYSIL, from the coding sequence ATGTTTAAACACGTAATTTGGGATTTTGATGGGACTCTTTTTGATACTTATCCAGTAATGGCAAAGATTTTTAAAGATTTACTGGAGAAAGAAGGAATAGAAGAGCCTTTAGATGAAATTATGCAACACATGCAAGTATCTATGTCAGCTGCTGTAACATATTATGAAAAAAAGTATGCAGTAAGCAGTGATTTTATAAAGGACTATAAAATTCTACAAAAAACTAAGGGAATTGAAATTGCTAAACCATTTAATGATATTGAGGATATTTGTAAATATATCCATTCAACGGATAGAAAAAACTATTTGTATACTCATAGAGGGGCATCGGCAATAACGTTGTTGAAAAAACATGGTTTATCTGATTATTTTTCTGATTTTATTACTTTTGATCAAGGTTTTGAAAGAAAACCAAATCCTGATGCGCTTAATTATTTGATTAAGAAGCATGCTATACATCCTGATGAAGCACTAATGATTGGAGACAGAGAGATAGATCTATTAGCTGCAAAAAATGCTGAGATCAGCGCTTGTTATTTTAACGAGAGAAAAGAAAAAAATGAATATGCTGATTACACAATTGATCACTTTCAGCAATTGTATTCTATTCTTTAG
- a CDS encoding histidine phosphatase family protein — MRDIYFVRHAESDIRVHDEFSRPLTEKGIQDSALVTNYLKDKNIQCIYSSPYVRAVDTVKDLSEMLAIDVTCIDDFRERGISSWIEDFNTFSQRQWNDFDYRLSDGECLREVQLRNVKALMELVQLHPEANCIIGSHGTALSTIVNHFDPHFGFEDFSKIKGLMPWIVKITFKNQISIKIESIDVFKNNEITTISLSESILTDNFK; from the coding sequence GTGAGAGATATTTATTTTGTTCGGCATGCTGAGTCAGATATTAGAGTTCATGATGAGTTTTCAAGACCGTTAACTGAAAAAGGTATACAAGATAGTGCGTTAGTTACCAATTATTTGAAAGATAAGAATATTCAATGCATCTATTCTAGTCCGTATGTCAGAGCAGTTGATACAGTTAAAGATTTATCTGAAATGCTTGCTATTGATGTAACGTGCATTGATGACTTTAGGGAACGCGGTATTTCTAGTTGGATTGAGGACTTCAATACTTTTAGTCAGCGACAATGGAATGATTTTGACTATAGATTGTCTGATGGAGAATGTCTAAGAGAAGTTCAATTAAGAAATGTAAAGGCGTTAATGGAACTAGTACAGTTACATCCGGAAGCAAATTGTATCATTGGGAGTCATGGAACGGCTCTAAGTACAATTGTCAATCATTTTGATCCTCATTTTGGTTTCGAAGACTTTTCAAAAATAAAAGGGTTAATGCCTTGGATTGTAAAAATTACGTTCAAAAATCAGATTTCTATAAAAATAGAGTCAATTGATGTGTTTAAGAATAATGAGATCACAACTATCAGTTTGAGTGAATCTATTTTGACGGATAATTTTAAATGA
- a CDS encoding NUDIX hydrolase, giving the protein MDYIPWIRNYIGNQEIILNFSGGIITNQKKEILLQLRSDKKLWGLPGGAVEKGESVEQTAIREVLEETALHVEVVALLGVYSNYFDTYPNGDKAQTITTMFIFKLVEGNLSLENSETLDLGFFSRTNLPEIANQQHRDAIKDYFSGDLGFYR; this is encoded by the coding sequence ATGGATTACATACCTTGGATTAGAAATTATATTGGCAATCAAGAGATCATCTTAAATTTTTCAGGTGGAATCATAACAAATCAAAAAAAAGAAATTTTGTTACAGTTAAGAAGCGATAAAAAATTGTGGGGCTTACCTGGTGGTGCTGTTGAAAAGGGCGAATCAGTTGAACAGACTGCAATCAGAGAAGTGCTAGAAGAGACAGCTTTGCATGTAGAAGTTGTAGCGTTGCTAGGTGTTTATTCCAATTATTTTGATACATATCCTAACGGTGATAAAGCTCAAACCATTACAACAATGTTTATTTTTAAACTAGTTGAAGGCAACCTTTCTCTCGAAAATAGTGAAACATTAGACTTAGGATTTTTTTCTAGAACCAATCTACCAGAAATAGCCAATCAACAGCACAGAGACGCAATAAAAGACTACTTTTCTGGAGATTTAGGTTTTTATCGTTAG
- a CDS encoding GNAT family N-acetyltransferase — MIRVRNMKLTDVEAINLINAESLGYDISIELTKKQMKKLLINPNRHIFYVAEEEELVVGYVHAELYETLYSEPMLNVLALAINQNYQQRGIGKQLMQRIEQVARERDLIGVRLNSGETRIEAHKFYESIGYSSDKNQKRFLKII, encoded by the coding sequence ATGATTCGAGTTCGAAACATGAAACTAACTGATGTTGAAGCGATCAACTTAATTAATGCGGAGTCTCTAGGATATGACATTTCCATAGAACTTACTAAAAAACAGATGAAAAAGTTACTAATTAACCCTAACCGCCATATTTTTTACGTTGCTGAAGAGGAGGAGTTAGTTGTAGGGTACGTGCATGCCGAATTATATGAAACTCTCTATTCTGAACCTATGCTAAATGTATTGGCTTTGGCAATTAATCAAAACTATCAACAAAGAGGGATTGGAAAACAATTAATGCAAAGAATCGAACAAGTAGCTCGCGAACGTGATTTAATTGGCGTACGATTAAATTCTGGAGAAACCAGAATCGAAGCTCATAAGTTTTACGAGTCTATTGGCTATAGTAGTGACAAAAATCAAAAAAGATTCCTGAAGATTATTTAG